In one window of Camelina sativa cultivar DH55 chromosome 15, Cs, whole genome shotgun sequence DNA:
- the LOC104744382 gene encoding protein EXORDIUM-like 6, whose amino-acid sequence MASSSSSSSLSVIIFLLLAPLCLSSESPLQIPNATLDLSVLWYGQFTPVQKERVHDFVESLNFDAKEGLDPKVSSWWKVVESYQERFELKEIYRQKKNNRTVTPRIKVKIVRTYVDEKMKYGNELTIGNGEKLVETATGNMSKVIPVVFLSSHVRAHRIGFCNRTCQQNALAKIEGKKEPQPYIMVSNPEVECPGECAWPFHTADKGPRGMIYQPPSGDVGADALVIQLATGLADFASNPAITKFLFKSDTTPFNDDGKRNHGSSSKYIENPSTECTGAFGSGAFPGFTGRIRVDPVTGGAFNSHGINHLKFLIPSVYDPITQSCWTPM is encoded by the exons AtggcgtcttcttcttcttcctcctcattaTCCGTCATCATTTTCCTCCTCTTGGCGCCTCTCTGCCTTTCAAGTGAGTCACCTTTGCAAATCCCAAACGCAACCCTAGATCTCTCTGTACTATGGTACGGCCAATTCACGCCGGTTCAAAAGGAGCGGGTTCACGATTTCGTAGAATCGCTTAACTTCGACGCCAAGGAAGGTCTTGACCCGAAGGTATCATCATGGTGGAAAGTGGTGGAGAGTTACCAAGAGAGGTTTGAGCTGAAGGAGATTTACCGACAGAAGAAGAATAACAGAACCGTAACTCCGAGGATTAAGGTAAAGATTGTCCGGACTTATGTGGATGAGAAGATGAAGTATGGAAACGAATTGACAATCGGTAACGGTGAGAAACTTGTTGAGACGGCCACTGGTAATATGTCCAAAGTGATACCCGTGGTATTTCTTTCGTCACACGTTCGGGCTCATCGCATAGGGTTTTGTAACAGAACTTGCCAACAAAATGCCCTTGCCAAAATTGAAG GTAAAAAAGAACCACAACCGTACATAATGGTAAGCAACCCGGAGGTGGAATGTCCCGGAGAGTGTGCTTGGCCTTTCCACACGGCTGACAAGGGTCCACGTGGTATGATCTATCAACCGCCAAGTGGCGATGTCGGAGCTGACGCATTGGTTATTCAGCTAGCCACAGGTTTAGCCGATTTTGCCTCCAATCCAGCTATAACGAAGTTCTTGTTCAAATCTGATACGACACCGTTCAACGATGACGGAAAGAGAAACCATGGCTCTTCTTCGAAGTATATCGAGAACCCATCAACCGAGTGCACTGGTGCTTTTGGATCCGGAGCTTTTCCTGGTTTTACCGGTAGAATTCGGGTTGACCCGGTTACTGGTGGAGCCTTTAATTCTCACGGAATCAACCACTTGAAATTCTTGATTCCTTCTGTTTATGACCCTATCACCCAATCTTGCTGGACTCCTATGTAA
- the LOC104747973 gene encoding heavy metal-associated isoprenylated plant protein 3-like, whose protein sequence is MGKNKQNGEADNKSEKKNQKNGDSSVDKSEKKNQKSGGDSSVDKSDKKTQCKEIVLKVYMHCEGCASQVSHCLRGYDGVEQIKTEIGNNKVVVSGKFDDPMKILRRVQNKFSKNAELISPKPNPKQDQKKEPQQKKETTPQIKTVILKMNMHCEGCVNEIKKGIGKIKGVQTVEPDRAKSTVVVRGDMDPQKLVEKIKKKLGKHAELASQTTEKSKENNNNKNTNKNQDSDGNKIFSYPPQYSSQHAYPSQLFSDENVHSCSIM, encoded by the exons ATGGGAAAG AACAAGCAAAATGGAGAAGCAGACAACAAGtctgagaagaagaatcagaaaaatGGAGATTCATCAGTCGATAAGtctgagaagaagaatcagaaaagTGGAGGAGATTCATCAGTCGATAAGTCTGATAAGAAGACTCAATGCAAAGAAATTGTTCTGAAGGTTTACATGCACTGTGAAGGATGTGCATCACAAGTTTCTCACTGCTTGAGGGGCTACGATG GGGTTGAGCAAATTAAGACAGAGATTGGCAACAATAAAGTGGTTGTGTCTGGGAAATTTGATGATCCGATGAAGATATTACGAAGAGTGCAaaataaatttagtaaaaatgcTGAGTTGATTTCCCCAAAACCTAACCCCAAACAAGATCAGAAGAAGGAGccacaacaaaagaaagaa ACTACTCCGCAGATCAAaactgtaattttaaaaatgaacatGCATTGTGAAGGATGtgttaatgaaattaaaaaaggcATCGGGAAGAtaaaag GTGTTCAAACGGTGGAACCAGACCGGGCAAAGTCAACGGTGGTGGTACGAGGAGACATGGATCCTCAAAAACTTGTggagaaaatcaagaaaaaacttGGGAAACATGCAGAGCTTGCAAGTCAAACCACagagaaaagcaaagaaaacaataataacaaaaacactAATAAGAACCAAGACAGTGATGGAAACAAAATCTTTAGCTACCCTCCTCAGTATTCATCCCAACATGCTTACCCCTCTCAGCTTTTTAGCGACGAAAATGTGCACTCGTGTTCGATCATGTGA
- the LOC104744386 gene encoding probable calcium-binding protein CML18, which yields MSDDGGKPAPARLGDEQLAELREIFRSFDQNKDGSLTELELGSLLRSLGLKPSQDQLDTLIHKADRNNNGLVEFSEFVALVEPDLVKCPYTDEQLKAIFKMFDRDGNGYITAAELAHSMAKLGHALTAEELTGMIKEADRDGDGCIDFQEFVQAITSAAFDNAWG from the coding sequence ATGAGCGACGACGGAGGGAAACCGGCGCCGGCGAGACTAGGCGACGAGCAATTAGCGGAGCTTCGGGAGATATTCCGATCATTTGACCAGAACAAGGATGGGAGTTTGACGGAGCTCGAGTTAGGCTCACTCCTAAGATCTCTCGGTTTAAAGCCGAGTCAAGACCAGCTCGACACCTTGATCCATAAAGCAGATCGGAACAACAACGGTCTGGTCGAGTTTTCCGAGTTCGTCGCTCTCGTCGAGCCGGATCTGGTAAAGTGTCCTTACACGGATGAACAGCTCAAAGCCATCTTCAAAATGTTCGATCGCGACGGAAACGGTTACATAACGGCGGCGGAGCTAGCGCACTCGATGGCGAAGCTAGGTCATGCGTTGACGGCGGAGGAGTTAACCGGGATGATCAAGGAAGCAGATCGAGACGGCGACGGTTGTATCGATTTCCAAGAGTTTGTTCAGGCGATTACTTCAGCTGCATTTGATAATGCTTGGGGTTGA
- the LOC104744390 gene encoding F-box/LRR-repeat protein At3g03030-like, giving the protein MDLLSNLPEDVRCHILSFLTTKEAALTSLLSKKWRNQFALVPNLDFDDSEFLYLDEGKWDTDDDDDDDDDDDDILESFMGFVDRVLALQGTSPIRKFSLKCQSGGVSQACVNRWLSQVLQRGVSDIDLTIEFEDDYFPPQEMFVSETLVNLRLKTEFGGIRWWVGSKGTFLPMLKSLDIDSWRFFCDDRIELMLPSFPVLEELRLVGVEWIDSTVSCTNLTKLLLSATGPKACRKPKSVSFDTPNLLSLAYSDFVAEDYPLVNMKSLFKARIILGVDEDQIERIRAPSNSLSDDDVVLRFGNVVKLMKGIQNVQELHLHSDTLEVLSLCCESMPVFNNVKTLGIKSDDDRGWQAVPALLRNCPHLEILNFEGLVHHVTDKCGDACDCIYRKEKGRSLKSCPVKVIQIKEFRETMKEMHLIEHFLDNFPCLKEMKICSEEYGPSQLRTDPEVFDLIMDMIEEYKDLYSCDVQLYEPCDKCTEH; this is encoded by the exons ATGGATCTGTTGAGCAATTTACCAGAAGATGTTCGTTGTCATATATTGTCATTCCTCACCACAAAGGAGGCAGCTTTGACATCACTTCTCTCAAAGAAGTGGCGCAATCAGTTTGCACTTGTCCCTAATCTTGATTTTGACGACTCTGAGTTTCTTTATCTGGATGAGGGTAAGTGGGatacagatgatgatgatgatgatgatgatgatgatgatgatatactTGAGAGCTTCATGGGTTTTGTCGATAGAGTATTGGCTTTGCAAGGTACGTCTCCCATTCGTAAGTTCTCTCTCAAGTGTCAAAGTGGTGGTGTTTCTCAAGCTTGTGTGAATCGTTGGTTATCTCAAGTGCTTCAGCGTGGTGTCTCGGACATTGATCTTACCATCGAGTTCGAAGATGATTACTTTCCTCCTCAGGAGATGTTCGTTAGTGAGACTTTAGTCAATCTGAGACTAAAAACTGAATTTGGTGGTATTCGTTGGTGGGTTGGATCGAAAGGCACTTTCTTACCAATGCTTAAAAGTCTTGATATTGACTCTTGGAGGTTCTTTTGTGATGATAGGATTGAGTTGATGCTTCCTTCTTTCCCTGTGCTTGAGGAGTTACGATTGGTTGGTGTTGAGTGGATAGATTCTACCGTGTCATGTACAAACCTCACTAAGCTACTTCTTAGCGCCACCGGCCCTAAAGCCTGTCGAAAACCAAAGAGCGTTTCTTTTGATACTCCTAATCTGCTTTCCTTAGCCTACTCTGATTTTGTTGCTGAAGACTATCCATTGGTTAATATGAAAAGTTTATTTAAGGCTCGAATCATCCTTGGAGTAGATGAAGATCAAATCGAGCGGATACGAGCCCCAAGTAACAGTTTGtcagatgatgatgttgttctCCGATTTGGCAATGTGGTAAAGCTTATGAAGGGCATACAAAATGTTCAGGAACTTCACTTGCATTCTGATACTCTCGAG GTCCTTTCTCTGTGCTGTGAATCGATGCCTGTGTTCAACAACGTCAAAACGTTAGGCATTAAGAGTGACGACGACCGAGGATGGCAAGCAGTACCTGCTCTTCTAAGGAATTGTCCTCATCTAGAAATCCTAAACTTTGAG GGTCTCGTGCACCATGTGACAGATAAATGCGGGGATGCTTGTGACTGCATATACCGGAAGGAAAAAGGCCGTTCGCTCAAATCTTGTCCTGTAAAAGTGATACAGATCAAAGAGTTTAGGGAAACAATGAAAGAGATGCACCTGATAGAGCATTTCTTGGACAATTTCCCATGtttgaaggagatgaagatcTGTAGTGAAGAGTATGGTCCTTCACAGCTTAGAACCGACCCTGAAGTGTTTGATCTTATCATGGACATGATAGAAGAGTACAAGGATTTATATAGTTGCGATGTCCAACTCTACGAGCCGTGTGACAAGTGTACTGAACATTGA
- the LOC104744383 gene encoding LOW QUALITY PROTEIN: histone acetyltransferase MCC1 (The sequence of the model RefSeq protein was modified relative to this genomic sequence to represent the inferred CDS: substituted 1 base at 1 genomic stop codon): MWXFPRRFIEEDSSMEDPGISLCPSIYYRPINPNDLDRLEQIHCDIFPIKYESEFFKSVVNGVDIVSWAAVDRSRPDDHSDELIGFVTAKFLLAKDSEIDDLIHYNSSKGEETLIYILTLGVVETYRNRGIAMSLISELIKYASGLSLCRGVYLHVIAHNNPAIHLYQRLMFRCVRRLHGFYLIKQQHFDAFLFVYFINDSQTPCSPLEVAMLVVNYMKSGIKSVASKLANKEEKGLKWLVCKDTDCV; encoded by the exons ATGTGGTGATTTCCTCGAAGATTCATTGAGGAGGATTCATCAATGGAGGATCCAGGAATCTCTCTTTGCCCAAGTATTTACTACAGACCTATAAACCCTAATGATCTAGATCGTTTGGAGCAAATCCATTGCGACATCTTCCCCATCAA GTATGAGTCTGAGTTTTTTAAAAGTGTTGTGAACGGAGTTGATATTGTCTCATGGGCTGCTGTTGATCGGAGCCGCCCTGATGATCACTCTGATGAACTCATCGGTTTTGTTACTGCTAAATTCCTTCTTGCCAAAGATAGCGAG ATAGATGATTTAATACATTACAATTCCTCGAAAGGAGAGGAGACTTTGATCTACATCTTGACACTTGGAGTTGTAGAAACATACAGAAACCGTGGAATCG cAATGTCACTtattagtgagttgattaaatATGCTTCTGGTTTATCCTTGTGTCGAGGAGTTTACCTTCATGTGATTGCACACAACAATCCTGCGATCCACTTGTACCAAAGATTGATGTTCAGATGCGTCCGGAGATTACACGGATTCTATCTAATCAAACAACAGCATTTTGACGCCTTCTTGTTTGTCTACTTTATCAACGATTCTCAAACTCCTTGCTCACCCTT AGAGGTGGCGATGTTAGTTGTGAATTATATGAAGAGTGGAATCAAGTCAGTGGCATCTAAGCTGGCGAACAAGGAGGAGAAAGGTTTGAAATGGCTGGTTTGCAAAGACACGGATTGCGTCTGA
- the LOC104744389 gene encoding F-box protein At3g03040-like has translation MDLLSSLPDEVRCHILSFLTTKEAALTSVLSKKWGNLFALVPNLVFDDSEFLHPEEGKRERDGILESFMGFVDTVLALQGNSPIHKFSLKCKDGVCESRLNRWICQVLRRGVSDLDLSIDIIEVYLPQEMFVSKTLVNLKLESTCGIHWWTGAEGTFLPMLKSLCVVSGRIFCGDKLQEMLPACFPVLEDLQMANMEWIDSDETVSSATLTNLLICGFPPQNLKSISFDAPNLISLVYSDLVAEDYPLVNMRNLSLARIVLRTNDDQINRLRGPNNVLLEDDVVHQFGNVVKLMNGIQNVQELHLCPDTLEVLSLCCESLPVFNNVKTLCIYSEDVRGWQAVPALLRNCPHLEILTFEGLVHYVTDKCGDACSCIYRKDKGSSLTTSPVKVVTVKGFGVTMKELNMVEHFLDYFPCLKEMNLYIEEDTLTQLGKNPQVSEILEMIEEYKELYSCKVHLYVSHTSTTQSPFGI, from the exons ATGGATCTGTTGAGTAGTTTACCAGACGAGGTTCGTTGTCACATACTGTCCTTCCTCACTACAAAGGAGGCAGCTTTAACCTCGGTTCTCTCTAAGAAGTGGGGCAATCTGTTCGCGCTCGTCCCTAATCTTGTCTTTGATGACTCTGAGTTTCTTCATCCGGAAGAGGGTAAGCGGGAAAGAGACGGTATCCTTGAGAGCTTCATGGGTTTTGTGGATACAGTATTGGCTTTGCAGGGCAACTCTCCCATTCATAAATTCTCCCTCAAGTGTAAAGATGGTGTTTGTGAATCTCGTCTGAATCGTTGGATTTGTCAAGTGTTGCGTCGTGGTGTGTCGGACCTTGATCTTTCCATCGATATCATAGAGGTTTATCTGCCTCAGGAGATGTTCGTCTCTAAGACACTAGTCAACCTGAAATTAGAAAGTACTTGTGGTATTCACTGGTGGACTGGAGCTGAAGGCACTTTCTTACCAATGCTTAAAAGTCTTTGTGTTGTCTCGGGGAGAATTTTTTGTGGTGATAAGCTTCAGGAGATGCTTCCAGCTTGTTTTCCTGTCCTTGAGGATTTACAAATGGCTAACATGGAGTGGATTGATTCTGATGAAACTGTGTCAAGTGCAACCCTCACTAACCTACTTATTTGCGGCTTCCCTCCTCAGAATCTGAAGAGCATTTCCTTTGATGCTCCAAATCTGATTTCCTTAGTCTACTCTGATTTAGTTGCGGAGGACTATCCATTAGTCAATATGAGAAACTTATCTCTGGCTCGAATCGTCCTTAGAACAAATGACGATCAGATCAATCGACTTAGAGGGCCAAATAATGTTCTGTTAGAGGATGATGTCGTTCACCAGTTTGGCAATGTGGTGAAGCTCATGAATGGCATACAAAATGTTCAGGAACTTCACTTGTGTCCTGATACTCTCGAG gTGCTTTCTCTATGCTGTGAATCTCTGCCAGTGTTCAACAATGTCAAAACTTTATGTATTTACAGTGAAGATGTTCGAGGATGGCAAGCTGTGCCTGCTCTTCTAAGGAATTGCCCACATCTAGAAATCCTAACCTTTGAG GGTCTCGTGCACTATGTGACAGATAAATGCGGGGATGCTTGCAGCTGCATTTATCGCAAGGACAAAGGCAGTTCGCTCACAACTTCTCCAGTGAAAGTGGTAACGGTTAAAGGGTTTGGAGTAACAATGAAAGAGTTGAACATGGTAGAGCATTTCTTGGACTATTTCCCCTGTTTGAAAGAGATGAACCTCTACATTGAAGAGGATACCCTTACACAACTTGGAAAAAACCCTCAAGTGTCTGAAATCTTGGAGATGATTGAAGAGTACAAGGAGTTATATAGTTGCAAAGTCCACCTATACGTGTCTCACACGTCGACTACACAAAGCCCCTTCGGAATTTGA
- the LOC104744387 gene encoding peptidyl-tRNA hydrolase 2, mitochondrial-like isoform X1: MVDLMWLIISGLLVGAALGYFISTLQLTRRIFVSSSKSVAINAGLKKKTQSKEPLQIEKLADIRKKFKMVLVVRNDLKMGKGKIAAQCSHATLGLYKKLLQRAPRALNRWEYCAQPKVVVKIESEEQMLVLQERAKSLQLPTHITIDAGKTQIAPNSRTVMAILGSVDNVDEVTGGLKLM, from the exons ATGGTGGATTTGATGTGGTTAATAATAAGTGGTTTACTTGTTGGAGCTGCACTTGGATATTTCATCAGCACTTTACAACTAACCCGCAGAATCTTTGTCTCGTCTTCCAAATCTGTCGCCATAAATGCAGGACTTAAGAAGAAGACTCAATCCAAGGAACCTCTCCAGATAGAGAAACTCGCTGATATacgaaaaaaattcaaaatg GTTTTGGTTGTGAGGAATGATCTTAAAATGGGTAAAGGGAAGATTGCAGCTCAATGCAG tcatGCAACTTTAGGTTTATACAAGAAACTCCTGCAACGGGCACCAAGAGCCTTGAACAG ATGGGAATATTGTGCTCAGCCAAAAGTTGTTGTCAAAATCGAGAGTGAGGAACAGATGCTAGTTCTCCAA GAAAGAGCAAAGTCCCTTCAACTACCAACCCATATCACCATTGATGCCGGAAAAACACAGATCGCTCCAA ATTCAAGGACAGTAATGGCTATTCTTG GATCCGTTGATAATGTTGATGAAGTTACAGGTGGACTAAAGCTTATGTAA
- the LOC104744380 gene encoding transcription factor MYB3-like, with protein MGRSPCCDESGLKKGPWTPEEDQKLINHIRKHGHGSWRALPKQAGLNRCGKSCRLRWTNYLRPDIKRGNFTAEEEQTIINLHSLLGNKWSSIAGHLPGRTDNEIKNYWNTHIRKKLIQMGIDPVTHRPRTDHLNVLAALPQLLAAANFNNLLNLNQSVQLDATSVAKAQLLHSMIQVLSNNNTSSSLETHHTNTNNNLFGQSSFLENLPNIGENLYDQTQSLSHIVNQPLDSFTSPMRVVAHQDDQNSIPPLVSASPDESKQTQMMVKDKEILRHTDHTSNPSSTSTFTQDHQPWCDIIDDEASDSYWKEIIEQTCSEPWPFRE; from the exons atgggGAGATCACCGTGTTGTGATGAGAGCGGATTAAAGAAAGGGCCATGGACGCcagaagaagatcagaaactGATAAACCACATAAGAAAACACGGCCATGGAAGCTGGAGAGCTCTTCCTAAGCAAGCCGGTTTAAACCGGTGTGGAAAGAGTTGCCGATTGAGATGGACTAATTACTTGAGACCAGACATCAAAAGAGGAAACTTCACAGCCGAGGAAGAGCAAACCATCATCAACCTCCATTCTCTTCTTGGGAACAA gtGGTCTTCTATAGCTGGTCATCTCCCAGGAAGAACGGATAACGAAATAAAGAACTATTGGAACACACATATCAGAAAGAAACTAATTCAGATGGGGATCGATCCAGTGACCCATAGGCCAAGAACCGACCATCTAAACGTTCTAGCCGCTCTCCCGCAACTACTAGCCGCCGCAAATTTCAACAACCTCTTGAATCTGAATCAAAGTGTACAATTGGATGCAACAAGTGTTGCAAAAGCCCAGTTGTTACATAGTATGATTCAAGTCCTTAGCAACAACAATACCTCTTCTTCACTTGAAACACAtcacaccaacaccaacaataACCTCTTTGGCCAATCTTCTTTCTTGGAGAACCTACCAAATATTGGTGAAAATCTTTATGATCAAACCCAAAGCCTCTCTCACATTGTTAATCAGCCTCTGGATTCGTTTACTAGCCCGATGCGAGTAGTTGCTCATCAAGATGATCAGAATTCTATCCCACCGTTGGTTTCGGCATCTCCTGATGAGTCTAAGCAAACCCAAATGATGGTCAAGGACAAGGAAATTTTGAGGCATACGGATCACACTTCAAACCCTTCATCGACCTCAACGTTCACCCAAGATCATCAGCCATGGTGTGACATAATTGATGATGAAGCAAGTGATTCTTATTGGAAAGAGATCATAGA GCAAACTTGTTCGGAGCCTTGGCCATTTCGTGAATAG
- the LOC104744381 gene encoding THO complex subunit 7B-like produces MSVKARRISGRLETVVAKVNYAFDPVDDDKIIRNRLLTRTTTTRGEPPLKKLQKKFTSFVLEVDKDEENYNECGKLAKAFLQELSTFEIPLLKSQAVVEANRREKESFNEVKDETERQITQAKTEIEDLKKQLEESKIDRQHKEECETIRKLISAQPPRSETEKVINELNKEIAELEAESTASWRLLELRKKQFALLLHVVDELQNTMEDEQKSLVDEIRTALDDQRNVTEPMSVD; encoded by the exons ATGTCAGTTAAAGCAAGGAGGATCTCTGGTAGATTAGAGACTGTAGTGGCTAAGGTTAATTATGCATTTGATCCGGTGGACGATGACAAAATCATAAGAAACCGGCTACTGACCAGAACCACCACCACTCGAGGGGAGCCTCCGTTGAAAAAACTTCAGAAGAAGTTCACTTCTTTTGTACTCGAAGTGGATAAAGATGAAGAGAACTACAACGAGTGCGGTAAGCTTGCGAAAGCATTTTTACAGGAACTGTCTACTTTTGAAATCCCGCTTTTGAAGAGCCAAGCGGTTGTGGAAGCTAACCGTAGGGAAAAAGAGAGCTTTAACGAGGTGAAAGATGAGACTGAGAGGCAGATAACGCAGGCGAAAACTGAGATTGAAGATCTTAAGAAGCAGCTTGAGGAGAGTAAAATTGATAGGCAGCATAAAGAAGAGTGTGAGACGATAAGGAAACTGATTTCTGCGCAACCTCCGAGGTCAGAGACTGAGAAGGTTATAAATGAATTGAacaaggagattgctgagcttgAAGCAGAGAGCACTGCAAGTTGGAGATTGCTTGAGCTTAGGAAGAAGCAGTTTGCTCTGCTGTTGCATGTg GTGGATGAGTTGCAGAACACTATGGAAGATGAGCAGAAGAGTTTGGTGGACGAGATTCGGACAGCGTTGGATGACCAGAGGAACGTAACCGAGCCCATGTCTGTTGATTAA
- the LOC104744387 gene encoding peptidyl-tRNA hydrolase 2, mitochondrial-like isoform X2: protein MVDLMWLIISGLLVGAALGYFISTLQLTRRIFVSSSKSVAINAGLKKKTQSKEPLQIEKLADIRKKFKMVLVVRNDLKMGKGKIAAQCSHATLGLYKKLLQRAPRALNRWEYCAQPKVVVKIESEEQMLVLQERAKSLQLPTHITIDAGKTQIAPNSRTVMAILGGLKLM from the exons ATGGTGGATTTGATGTGGTTAATAATAAGTGGTTTACTTGTTGGAGCTGCACTTGGATATTTCATCAGCACTTTACAACTAACCCGCAGAATCTTTGTCTCGTCTTCCAAATCTGTCGCCATAAATGCAGGACTTAAGAAGAAGACTCAATCCAAGGAACCTCTCCAGATAGAGAAACTCGCTGATATacgaaaaaaattcaaaatg GTTTTGGTTGTGAGGAATGATCTTAAAATGGGTAAAGGGAAGATTGCAGCTCAATGCAG tcatGCAACTTTAGGTTTATACAAGAAACTCCTGCAACGGGCACCAAGAGCCTTGAACAG ATGGGAATATTGTGCTCAGCCAAAAGTTGTTGTCAAAATCGAGAGTGAGGAACAGATGCTAGTTCTCCAA GAAAGAGCAAAGTCCCTTCAACTACCAACCCATATCACCATTGATGCCGGAAAAACACAGATCGCTCCAA ATTCAAGGACAGTAATGGCTATTCTTG GTGGACTAAAGCTTATGTAA
- the LOC104744385 gene encoding heat stress transcription factor A-1e-like gives MGSICESVPTANSSTAVMGGSIPPFLSKTYDMVDDPLTDDVVSWSSGNNSFVVWNVPEFAKQFLPKYFKHNNFSSFVRQLNTYGFRKVDPDRWEFANEGFLRGQKQILKSIVRRKPAQVQPQQQPQVQHSSVGACVEVGKFGLEEEVDRLQRDKNVLMQELVRLRQQQQVTEHHLQNVGQKVHVMEQRQQQMMSFLAKAVQSPGFLNQFSQQSNDANQHISESNKKRRLPVEDQKNSGSYGVNGLISRQIVRYQSSMNDAANTMLQQIQQMSNSPSHESLSSNHGSFLLGDVPSSNISDNGSSSNGSSGVTLADVSSNPAASLYPAMKYHDPCETNQVLETTLPYSQGDLLAPTQVAAASGGSNLDFVGCEIDNGECLDPIMAVLDGPIELEDGVINELLPEVQDSFWGQFLGETPVIGDKDELISGSVDNELIMEHLELQSSLSNGWSKNQQMNHLTEQMGLLTSDALRK, from the exons atgggATCGATTTGCGAATCTGTACCGACGGCGAACTCTTCGACGGCGGTTATGGGGGGATCTATTCCGCCTTTTCTGAGTAAAACCTACGATATGGTTGACGATCCACTGACGGATGACGTGGTGTCTTGGAGCAGCGGGAACAACAGCTTCGTTGTTTGGAACGTGCCTGAGTTCGCCAAACAGTTTCTTCCCAAGTATTTCAAGCACAACAATTTCTCCAGCTTCGTCAGACAGCTCAATACTTAT GGCTTCAGAAAAGTTGATCCAGATCGTTGGGAATTTGCAAATGAGGGCTTTTTAAGAGGccaaaaacaaatactaaagaGTATCGTCCGGCGAAAACCGGCCCAAGTGCAGCCCCAACAACAACCTCAAGTTCAGCACTCATCTGTGGGTGCCTGCGTTGAAGTGGGCAAGTTTggacttgaagaagaagttgacaGACTCCAGCGGGATAAGAACGTCCTTATGCAGGAACTTGTAAGATTAAGGCAGCAACAACAAGTTACCGAACATCATCTGCAAAACGTGGGGCAGAAAGTTCATGTGATGGAGCAGAGGCAGCAACAGATGATGTCCTTCCTAGCAAAGGCTGTTCAAAGTCCTGGTTTCTTGAACCAATTCTCCCAGCAGAGTAATGACGCAAACCAACACATTTCTGAaagcaacaagaagagaagGCTACCTGTTGAGGACCAGAAGAATTCAGGGAGTTATGGGGTTAATGGTCTTATTAGTCGCCAGATTGTGAGATATCAGTCATCCATGAACGATGCAGCTAACACTATGCTCCAACAGATACAACAGATGAGTAACTCACCAAGCCATGAATCTCTCTCGAGCAACCATGGCAGCTTTCTTTTGGGCGATGTCCCAAGTTCAAACATTTCAGACAATGGGAGCTCCTCAAATGGATCATCTGGAGTTACATTGGCTGACGTTTCATCCAATCCTGCTGCAAGCTTATATCCTGCAATGAAGTATCACGACCCTTGTGAAACAAATCAAGTCCTGGAGACCACTTTGCCTTATTCTCAAGGTGATCTCTTAGCTCCAACGCAAGTAGCAGCAGCTTCAGGTGgttcaaatttggattttgttggatGCGAGATAGATAATGGAGAGTGTTTGGATCCAATAATGGCTGTTTTGGATGGACCAATCGAACTAGAAGATGGTGTTATAAATGAGTTACTTCCTGAAGTCCAAGATTCTTTTTGGGGACAGTTCCTTGGTGAAACCCCAGTGATTGGTGACAAAGATGAGCTGATCTCAGGATCAGTGGACAATGAACTTATAATGGAGCACCTAGAATTACAATCAAGCCTGAGTAACGGGTGGAGCAAGAACCAACAGATGAACCATCTTACTGAACAGATGGGACTTCTCACATCAGATGCTCtcagaaaatga